From a single Vitis vinifera cultivar Pinot Noir 40024 chromosome 18, ASM3070453v1 genomic region:
- the LOC109121624 gene encoding uncharacterized protein LOC109121624: MPFEEFTKKILEKFDISFDVMKMHYTLKFNPRVIQDLEDEDDLDKVVSHSDDFANVYLVDLPCVEGFEANIPNTELVIGGPPAPFPSSNASCDAILNTMMLSRGFVSRCADSEYTPLESIRFCEAILGSGDTFKNAKEFRNVIYQMSLGGRFEYKYKKNSPTHMSVKCSVESCPWKITAHVIEGNVILRVHTYQVNHNHIAQDECSSKVKVSSKRGAVIVEDVFRTTPDYLPQKAKECIYGAPRESYTFVPWLCHRLREINPGTIAEYTSDEGHFMQLFIAHAFSIQGFIKGCRPVLAIDSCHLSGPYKGALLSAIAYDADDGMFPLVLGVVSSENYEDWYWFLEKLKGVLDGKEVVIISDRHQGILRSVSELFGIGNHAYCYQHVKENFSSFLNKQNIRGKKGKEDALLLLDSIAYARLEIDYNEAFEKLVRFNDNLSKWVA, encoded by the exons ATGCCATTTGAAGAATTCACCAAAAAAATCTTAGAGAAATTCGACATCTCGTTTGATGTGATGAAGATGCACTACACCCTCAAGTTCAACCCTAGAGTCATTcaagatttagaagatgagGATGACTTGGATAAGGTGGTTTCCCACAGTGATGACTTTGCAAATGTATACCTAGTAGACTTACCCTGTGTGGAAGGCTTTGAAGCAAATATACCGAATACAGAATTGGTAATTGG AGGTCCACCTGCGCCGTTTCCTTCCTCTAATGCATCATGCGATGCAATTCTTAATACTATGATGCTATCAAGAGGTTTTGTGTCGCGTTGTGCAGATAGTGAGTACACCCCTTTGGAATCGATTCGTTTTTGTGAGGCAATATTAGGGTCGGGAGATACATTTAAAAATGCAAAGGAGTTTCGCAACGTAATTTACCAGATGTCATTAGGTGGAAGGTTTGAATACAAGTACAAGAAAAATTCTCCTACGCATATGTCTGTGAAGTGTTCGGTTGAGAgttgtccttggaagataaCAGCTCACGTTATTGAGGGAAATGTCATCTTGCGAGTTCATACTTACCAAGTGAATCATAATCATATAGCTCAGGATGAGTGTTCATCTAAGGTCAAGGTTTCTTCAAAGAGAGGCGCGGTTATTGTTGAAGATGTGTTTAGAACCACTCCAGACTATCTTCCCC agaaggcaaaagAGTGCATATATGGAGCTCCACGTGAGTCCTACACGTTTGTCCCTTGGTTATGCCATAGGCTAAGGGAAATCAACCCCGGTACAATTGCGGAGTACACTTCCGACGAAGGTCACTTCATGCAATTGTTCATTGCTcatgcattttcaattcaagggttcATCAAGGGGTGTCGACCAGTATTGGCTATTGATTCTTGCCATCTAAGCGGACCATACAAGGGAGCTCTTTTGTCCGCCATTGCATATGATGCAGATGATGGAATGTTCCCTCTTGTCCTTGGTGTGGTCAGTTCAGAAAATTATGAGGATTGGTATTGGTTTTTGGAGAAATTAAAGGGGGTCTTAGATGGTAAAGAAGTTGTTATTATATCTGATAGACATCAAGGAATCTTGCGTAGTGTTTCTGAGTTGTTCGGGATAGGAAATCATGCATATTGTTATCAACATGTTAAGGAAAACTTTTCTAGCTTCTTGAATAAGCAAAACATTAgaggaaagaaagggaaagaagatgCTTTGTTACTTCTAGACAGCATTGCATATGCTAGGTTGGAGATAGACTACAACGAGgcatttgaaaaacttgtgcgCTTCAATGACAACCTCAGTAAATGGGTTGCATAA